A window of Actinomycetota bacterium genomic DNA:
GCGTGTCCTGCTCCTATATTTAGTGCATTTTTCTTAGCAAGTTCAATTAATTTTTCATCATTTCCCTCATATCTCACAAGGCATGGACCAGATGACTCACAAAACCCTATCCCAAATTTAATGTTTGGCATTGATCCAATCATTACTTCATATAAATCCTCTACAGTCTTTATAAAATGTGATTGTCCAAGAATAAAATTCATCTCATCAGGTTTTTCAATTTTTATAACTTTTAATTCCATTTTATATCAGTATATAAAAGTGATAGATTTTTCAAAAAAACATTTATAAGAATCTATCGACTTTTTATTTACCTTTCCCTCCCTTCACCTTCTAATAAAAATTTTAGATATCTTAAATTTTATCAAACAAAACTAATTATTAAAAATAATTTTCATATAGTATATATTTAGTATTATATTTTTATTAATTAAATTTATAAAATATTCTATTTTTAAAATATCATTAATTTATATTTTCTCATATACATAAGGATTCTTTCTTTAGGCAGGGGAAGAATTGACAAAACTAATTATTAAAAATAATTTTAATTTATATGGAAATGATGAAAGCGATTTTATTTGATTTTGGTTTAACATTAGTTCATAGCGAAAGATGGTTTGATATTGAGATAGAAACACTTATAGAGGACAGTTTAGATATTATTGAAAAAAGTGGGATTATCAAATTAAGTAAAGAAGAATTCGTTATGGCGAGGAATTTTTATTTGGAATTGAGAGAAAAGGCAAGAGAGACGGGGAAGGAGATAACGGCTTTTAATACTGTAGATTCTGTATTAACAAATTTAGGAATAAAATTAAAAAAAGAAGTTATAAATAATGCAATTGAGCAATTATATAGAGAATGTCTTCCAACAATAAGACTTGGGAATGGTGTTGAAGAAACTCTTATTAAATTAGTCAAAGATGGTTATATTTTAGGTATTATTTCAAATGCCCGTTATTCTCCTTTCATTTTTTGGGTTTTGGATAAGTTTGAAATAAAGAAATATTTTAGCGATGTTATTGTTTCAGCAGCTGTTGGGGAAAGAAAGCCATTTGCTGAAATTTTTAATATTGCATTAAATAGGTTAAATATAAAACCTGAAGAGGCATTTTTTGTTGGAGATTACTATCCTTATGATATAGTAGGTGCTAAAAATATGGGAATGAAAACATTCTGGCTAAATCAAGAACAAAAAGATGAAAAAAGGGAACATGCAGATTTTGTTATATCTGAAATCAATGAGATACTAAATTATCTAAATGATTAAAAAATATCTAATTTCAATTCATTATTTATTTGAGTTAATTCCAATATTTTATTAAAAAATTGGAGGTGAGGAAATGGCTATCGAACTTTTGGAAGTTATATATAACAGAAGTAGTTGTAGAAATTTTTTAGATAAGCCTATTGAGGAATGGATGCTGGAAAATTTGCTTGAAGCTATGCGAAGAGCACCATCGGCAGGAAATATTCAACCATGGCATTTTTTTGCTATATTAAATCAGAAAATTAAGAATAAACTTGCTGATGCAGCGTATGGACAAGGATTTATTGCAAAGGCACCAGTTGTATTTGTAGTATGTGTAAATCCAATAAGGTCATCTTTGGGTTACGGTAAAAGGGGAAGAAGTCTATATTGCATTCAAGATGCTGCAGCAGCTACGGAAAATCTATTGATTGCAGCAGAAGCTATGGGATTAGCTGGATGTTGGGTTGGGGCTTTTAATGAGGAGAAGGCAGCAAAAGTGTTAAATTTGATATCATACTTAAGACCAGTTGCTATAGTACCAATCGGTTATCCTGTACAAAAGAGAGGTCCTACACATAAAAATTCTGTAGAAAAGGTAATTACAATAATAAGGTGAACTTTATACTATGTCATTGCGAGTAACATGATCCCTAATTTGTCATTGCGTGGGACGAACTTATTTGGTTGTCATTGCGAGGAGCGCAAGCGACGAAGCAATCTCATTAACTAAATATTTTTTATAATAATTTTAGGTAAGGAATAAAAATTTAACATTTTATTTCAATAACTATTTTTAACATTTTATTATTGTAACAACATTCTTTGAATTATGAATTTAAAAAGTAAGATAAAAGATTTTAGTAAAAGGATTGGAATTGATATTATAGGAATTGCATCAGCAGAACCTTTTAATGATGTTCAAAAAATTTTTATTGGTAGAGTTAAAAAAGGATTCTATGAGGATTTTGATTATAGTATTGAAAAGGTAAAAATCCGCTGTAATCCCCGAAACATCTTACCAGATGCAAAAAGTATAATATCTATTGCATTATCCTACAATGTGCATGTTGAAGAAATAGAAAATAGACGAAGAGAAAATTCAAATGATACACTTTCAGAAAAGCGAAAAAATAAAGGAGTGTGGAATTCATATAATATAGGTTCTAATGAGAAAGAAACTGGTAGTAAGAAAAATACCGGTATTATCTCAAAATTTGCTCTGGGAATTGATTACCATGAAATTTTAAGAGATAAATTAGAAATTTTAGCTGATTTTATTAAGAAAATATCCTTAAAGAATTTTAAATATAAAATATTAGTAGATACAGGACCAATGGTTGATAGAGCAGTAGCAGAAAGAGCTGGAGTTGGGTGGTACGGAAAGAACTGCTGTATAATAACAAAAAGATTCGGTTCCTGGATTTTTTTAGGTGAGATGATAACAAACCTTGAGTTAGAACTAGATGAGTCTGGTTTTGAGGATTGTGGTGATTGTGATTTATGTATTAGAGCTTGTCCATCCCAAGCTATTATATCACCATATGTTATAGACATAAGAAAATGCATATCTCATCTTACACAGAAGAGAGGTGAGATCCCTATAAATTTGTTAGAAAAAATGGGGAGAAACATTTATGGGTGTGATATCTGTCAGAATGTTTGTCCTCACAATAAAGAAGTTGAATTCATAGAAAGAAATGATTTTTTACCAATATTTCCAGATGGAGAGAGTGTAGAACTTTTTAGAATAATAAATATGAGTGAAAAAGATTTTAAAAAATGGTTTGGAAATAGCACAATTATCTGGGTGGGAAGAAATATATTAAGAAGAAATGCAATAATTGCTTCAGGGAATATAGTTGACTCAAATTCAATAGATTCACTCTCAAAAGCTTATAAAGATGAAGAGGAAATAATAAGAAAATATGCAGATTGGGCTATAAACAAAATAAAAGATAGATAATTATTTATAAAAAAGTAAAATTTTAAAAACTAACTTTCATTTTATAGTTATTGATAATTATTAATACTTTTAAAGATGAGTTTAAAGAAATTAACTTTTTGGGAAATTATAGGTTGGTCAATAATATTTAGTCTTATTTTCTTAATTATTGGGATTTTTTTTAGAAAACAACTAATTCAATTTGCAAAAAGCATTTTGGATATAATTGGCTATAAGTAATTAAAACCTTTAAATATTTTATTTGTATTGTTAACGAGTTAGGTTAACACTTTTAGTATTTTATTCTTTGAAAATTTAATATTATTTTGTCATTCTAAACGAGATTCTGATTGTCATTGCGAGATAGGAGTGGCTCAGAGTGACAAGATTTAATATTTTGTTAAATTTAATTTTTTTAAATAGAATTTAATTTTTTTTAATAGGAATTTTAATATTAAGAAAGGAGATAATAACAATTATGATTGAATGTCAAATTGAAGAAAACTTAGCAAATTGTAACTGTACTTATGAGCCCTGTAGTAGAAAAGGAAAATGTTGTGAATGTATGAGATATCACTGGAGAATGAGGGAACTTCCGGCCTGTTTTTTTCCAGATGATGTTGAAAAGACTTATGATAGATCAATTGAAAGATTCATATCTATTTATAAAAAATAGTAATACTTAAAAAAATAATAAGTTAAGTACCAGGTCTTGACATGAGATATATCAGCTTTGGGTATACTTTCTCGACTATTTATCCTCTCCCTTGGTGGGAGAGGGAAAGGGAGAAGATAATTACCCTCTCCACTAGTGGGAGGGGGTAGGGGGAGGGTAAAATGTCTTTGAAAAAATGTCACAGAGCTAATAATCAAGATTAAATATTGTAAAGTATTAAAATTTAATTAAAGAAATAAAAAAATAGAAACTTTTATAAAGGATTGTAATAGTTTTTTAAGAAGGAGTACATTTAATATCATGAAAGCTAAAAGAATTAAAAATTTACCAAAATATCATTTTGCTGAGTTTAATGAGATTTTAAAAAGAAAAAAAGATAGAGGGGAAGAGGTTATAAATTTAGGAATAGGGGATCCAGACATTCCTACTCCAGATTATATTATTCAATCGTTAATAGAAGAAGCGCAGAATCCAATAAATCACAAATATCCTCCCTATAAAGGAATAAAAGAATTAAGAGAAGCAATAGCTAATTGGTTTAAAAATCGCTTTGGAATTACTCTGGATTCTGAGAAAGAGATACTCCCACTAATAGGTTCAAAGGAAGGACTTGCACATATAAGTTGGGCACTAATTGATCCAGGAGATATGGCACTTGTAGCAAATCCTTGCTATCCAACACATAGAACAGGTGTTATCCTTGCTGGTGGAAGTGTTTATGATTTACCATTACTAGAAAAAAATAACTTTTTAGTTGATTTCGATGAAATTCAACCGGAGGCAGCAAAAAAAGCAAAAATGATGTTTTTATGCTATCCAAACAATCCAACATCAGCAATTGCTAACGAAGATTTCTTTAAAAAAGCAATAGAATTTGCAAAACATTATGATCTAATTATCTGTCAC
This region includes:
- a CDS encoding nitroreductase family protein, which encodes MAIELLEVIYNRSSCRNFLDKPIEEWMLENLLEAMRRAPSAGNIQPWHFFAILNQKIKNKLADAAYGQGFIAKAPVVFVVCVNPIRSSLGYGKRGRSLYCIQDAAAATENLLIAAEAMGLAGCWVGAFNEEKAAKVLNLISYLRPVAIVPIGYPVQKRGPTHKNSVEKVITIIR
- the queG gene encoding tRNA epoxyqueuosine(34) reductase QueG — its product is MNLKSKIKDFSKRIGIDIIGIASAEPFNDVQKIFIGRVKKGFYEDFDYSIEKVKIRCNPRNILPDAKSIISIALSYNVHVEEIENRRRENSNDTLSEKRKNKGVWNSYNIGSNEKETGSKKNTGIISKFALGIDYHEILRDKLEILADFIKKISLKNFKYKILVDTGPMVDRAVAERAGVGWYGKNCCIITKRFGSWIFLGEMITNLELELDESGFEDCGDCDLCIRACPSQAIISPYVIDIRKCISHLTQKRGEIPINLLEKMGRNIYGCDICQNVCPHNKEVEFIERNDFLPIFPDGESVELFRIINMSEKDFKKWFGNSTIIWVGRNILRRNAIIASGNIVDSNSIDSLSKAYKDEEEIIRKYADWAINKIKDR
- a CDS encoding LL-diaminopimelate aminotransferase, producing the protein MKAKRIKNLPKYHFAEFNEILKRKKDRGEEVINLGIGDPDIPTPDYIIQSLIEEAQNPINHKYPPYKGIKELREAIANWFKNRFGITLDSEKEILPLIGSKEGLAHISWALIDPGDMALVANPCYPTHRTGVILAGGSVYDLPLLEKNNFLVDFDEIQPEAAKKAKMMFLCYPNNPTSAIANEDFFKKAIEFAKHYDLIICHDNAYSEISYGEYKPISILEIDKEKKVSIEFHSLSKSFSMAGWRIGFVVGNSDVINSLYTLKTNIDSGIPGAIQKAAVVALEGSGEFTKKVCKIYENRIDMVINTLKECKIEAKKPKATLYVWAKVPEGFNSDSFTMKLLDKAGVFVTPGTAFGRYGEGYIRISVTQPDDLIEKAMNKLKKFMKKH
- a CDS encoding HAD family hydrolase, yielding MKAILFDFGLTLVHSERWFDIEIETLIEDSLDIIEKSGIIKLSKEEFVMARNFYLELREKARETGKEITAFNTVDSVLTNLGIKLKKEVINNAIEQLYRECLPTIRLGNGVEETLIKLVKDGYILGIISNARYSPFIFWVLDKFEIKKYFSDVIVSAAVGERKPFAEIFNIALNRLNIKPEEAFFVGDYYPYDIVGAKNMGMKTFWLNQEQKDEKREHADFVISEINEILNYLND
- a CDS encoding adenosine-specific kinase produces the protein MELKVIKIEKPDEMNFILGQSHFIKTVEDLYEVMIGSMPNIKFGIGFCESSGPCLVRYEGNDEKLIELAKKNALNIGAGHAFIIFMENAYPINVLNAIKNVPEVCRIFCATANQTEIVIGETEKGRAILGVIDGAKSKGIESKEDIKFRKELLRKIGYKL